Below is a window of Arthrobacter sp. ERGS1:01 DNA.
TCTCTGCGGAGACGGGGAGATTTGAACTCCCGGTGGAGTTGTGCCCCACACTTCATTAGCAGTGAAGCCCATTCGGCCGCTCTGGCACGTCTCCAGCACTGGCTAAGGTAGAAGCCCCTAACCAGCATCCCAAACTTTACCCAATGGGAGGGGTGCAAAGCAAAACGAGCGCCTCCGTTTGGTGAACCGGCCCGCGCTTACAGGGTGCCGGTGAGCGCCCGCCACAGGAATTCGTGCGAAGCGGTGTGCAGCCGGGCCGCCTGGGCGTTGTTTCCCGCACCCGCATGCCCGCCCTCAAGTGCCTCATGGAACCACAGCCCGCCGATGCCCATGGACTCCATCCGGGCCGCCATCTTCCGGGCCTGGACCGGCCCCACCCTGTCGTCGGAGGTCGCCGTCCAAATGAACGTCGGCGGGTACGCAACGCCGGGGCGCAGCAGGTGGTACGGGGAGAACGTCTTGATGAACTCCCACTGCTCCGGCACCTCGGGGTCGCCATATTCGGCAATCCAGGACGCCCCTGCCGAAAGCTTGGTGTACCGGCGCATGTCCAGCAGCGGCACCCCACAGGAGACGGCGCCAAACAGTTTGGGGTATTGCGTGAGCATATTGCCCACCAGCAAGCCGCCGTTGCTGCCGCCCACGCAGCCCAGATGCGCCGGCGAGGCGACGCCGCGGGCCGCCAGCTCGCCGGCCACGGCCGCGAAGTCCTCATACGCCTTGTGCCGGTTTTCCGTCAGCGCCGCCGTGTGCCAGCTTGGCCCGTATTCGCCGCCGCCGCGAATGGTCGCCACCACGTAGACCCCGCCGCGTTCAATGCCGTCGACCACGGCGCGCCGCTCCAGCCACGTCCGTCCCACGGTCCCGCTGTATGCCGGCGTGCGCGAAACCTCGAATCCGCCGTATCCGCTGAGCACCGTCGGGTTTCCGCCGTCGAGCACCAGGTCCTTGCGACCCACCTGGAAGTAAGGGATGCGGGTGCCATCCAGCGAGAGCGCAAAGTGCTGTTCCACGGTGTAGTCCGCGGCGTCGAAGAACGACGGCGCCTCCCGCACCACCGCCGCCGGTCCGCCGGGGGTGCCGGTCGCCAGGGTTCCGCGGCATACCGTGGTGGGGGTCAGGAAGCCGGAGGCGACGAGCCAGTAATCGTTGCCGGCGTCGTCGTCCTCGTCGTCCACGGCGAAGGCGTCCACCGAATGCAGGGGCGGGCAGGCGTCGAGTTCAGTGGCGGCAAAATCCTGTGCCGGGTCGAGGACCAGGATCTTGGAGGACACGTCTTCGAGCAGGTTCAGCAGCAGGAAGTCCTTGGTCCAGCTCCATGACTGCAGGGACTGGGCGGGCGTGGGGGCGAAGATCGTCCGCAACGCGCGGCTCCCGGCCAGGAACGCCTCCAGCTCAATGGCCAGCAGTGTCCCGGCGTCGTAGACGGCGTCGCCCAGATGCCAGTCGGTGCGCGGGCGCAGCAGCAGCCATTTGCGGTGGAGGGAGACGTTCATGTCGTCGGGGACGTCGATGTGCACCCAGTTGCCGTCCACGCGCAGGTAGCTGCGGCTGTTGAAGAAGTCCAGGACGTCGTAGGCCACGTCCCGTTCAAAGCCGGGCGTGCTGTCGTGGGACACGCCGCCGCTGAGGTGGTCCGGCGGCACCGCGAACAGCGGCTCCTTCGCCGCGAGGTCCGCCAGGGATTCCCCGCGGCGCAGCACCCGGGCCGCCGCGGGGTAGGAGGACTCCGTCATGGAGCCTTCCCCGGTGTCGGTCCCGACGTACAGGGTGTCGGCGTCGAGCCAGCTCAGCCGCGTCTTCGCCGTCGGAAGGTCAAAGCCGCCCTCCACGAAGGTGAGCGTGGCCAGGTCGAATTCCCGGTAGGCGACGGCGTCGCCGCCATCGGGGGAGAGCGCCACCATGGCCTGACGGTATTCCCCGCCCGGCGCCGGTCGCAGCACGGAGGCGCCCGCCCACAGCCATTGGGCGTCCTCGGCGGCGCTCAGGGCGTCTACGTCCAGGAGTACCTGCCAGTCGGGGGAGTCGCTGAGGTAGGAGTCCCAGGTGGTGCGCCGCCACAGCCCGCGAGGGTTCGCCTCGTCCCGCCAAAAGTTGTAGTACCAGTCTCCGCGCTTGGACACCATGGGAATCCGGTCCCGCGAATCCAACACCTCAAGGACGGAGGCCTCCAACGCCGTATAGGCGGGGTTCACCAGGGCTGCGTCGGTGCGGGCGTTGCGCTCACGGACCCAGGCCATGGCATCATCGCCGTGGATGTCCTCAAGCCACAGGTTCTCATCGGCGGGTTGCTCGGCAACTCCGGCCTCGGAAGCAACGCCGGCCTCGGAAGCAACTCCGGCTTCGGACGCAACGCCAACGGGGACGGAGGGGACGGCGGGTGCCGGGGTTTCTCTCATGAGCCAATCCTAGGGCTGCCCCCGCCGGCCCGGTGCCGCCATCCGTTAAGCTCAAGGGGTGGAATCTTTGGGCGGGACGGCAGTTGTCATTGTGGGGGCGGGGCCCCGCGGGACTTCCGTCATGGAACGCCTGCTGGCGCAGTATTCGGCAAGGACGGCGAGCACCGGCGTCTCCGAAGCGCTGGACATCCACCTCGTCGACCCATTCCCGCCCGGGCCCGGCCACGTCTGGCGCACGGAACAGTCCCGGCTGTACCTGATGAACACGCAGTCGTTCTTCCCCACCCTGATCCCGGACCAGGGTGTGGCGGCCCGCCCCCTGGCCGGCTGCACCTTTGACGAGTGGCGGCTGCTTCAACGATCCACCCCGGATGCCTCACTCAGCGACGGCGACCGCACCGAACTTGCCGCGCTCGCCGCCACCGGCTTCCCCAGCAGGGCCCTGTACGGGCGTTACCTCAGCTGGTGCTTTGCCCAACTCCTGGCGGCACTGCCGGCGGGTGCCACCGTCACCGTCCACCAAACCGTTGCCCGGCGGGTGGCGCGCGACCACGCCCTCGGCGGGTTCGGCGTCGAACTCCTGGACGGGCAGACACTGCACGCGGACAAGGTGGTGCTGGCGCTGGGCCATGTGGAGGCGCGGCTCAGTCCGGCCCAGCGGGAGCTGCGCGACGACGCCCGCGCCAACGGACTTCACTACCTGCCCCCCGCCGTACCCAACGACGTCGACTGGGCGCAGCTTCCGGCCGGCGAGACGGTGCTGGTGCGCGGCATGGGGCTGAACTTCTTTGACGTCCTGGGGCAGCTGACCGAGGGCCGCGGCGGCCGCTTCGAAGCGAGCGGCGGCGCGCCCGGACACACCCTGGCCTATGTGCCCTCGGGGCGGGAACCGGTGATCGTGGGCGCCTCCCGCCGCGGCACCCCGTACCGGGCCAAGGCCGAGCTGGAAAGCTACTACCCGTCCGGCGTCGAACTGCGCTTCCTGAGCGAGGACGCCGCCGCCACCATCCGGGACATGGGCGCCACGGCCGGTTTCGACCATGATATTTGGCCGCTGCTGCACCGGGACACCCTGTGGGCGTACTACACCACGCTGGCGCGCACCCGGCCCGACGCCGTGTCCGGGAAGTTCCTGCCCGAGCTGGATGAGCTGCTGCATTCCGGG
It encodes the following:
- a CDS encoding prolyl oligopeptidase family serine peptidase, encoding MRETPAPAVPSVPVGVASEAGVASEAGVASEAGVAEQPADENLWLEDIHGDDAMAWVRERNARTDAALVNPAYTALEASVLEVLDSRDRIPMVSKRGDWYYNFWRDEANPRGLWRRTTWDSYLSDSPDWQVLLDVDALSAAEDAQWLWAGASVLRPAPGGEYRQAMVALSPDGGDAVAYREFDLATLTFVEGGFDLPTAKTRLSWLDADTLYVGTDTGEGSMTESSYPAAARVLRRGESLADLAAKEPLFAVPPDHLSGGVSHDSTPGFERDVAYDVLDFFNSRSYLRVDGNWVHIDVPDDMNVSLHRKWLLLRPRTDWHLGDAVYDAGTLLAIELEAFLAGSRALRTIFAPTPAQSLQSWSWTKDFLLLNLLEDVSSKILVLDPAQDFAATELDACPPLHSVDAFAVDDEDDDAGNDYWLVASGFLTPTTVCRGTLATGTPGGPAAVVREAPSFFDAADYTVEQHFALSLDGTRIPYFQVGRKDLVLDGGNPTVLSGYGGFEVSRTPAYSGTVGRTWLERRAVVDGIERGGVYVVATIRGGGEYGPSWHTAALTENRHKAYEDFAAVAGELAARGVASPAHLGCVGGSNGGLLVGNMLTQYPKLFGAVSCGVPLLDMRRYTKLSAGASWIAEYGDPEVPEQWEFIKTFSPYHLLRPGVAYPPTFIWTATSDDRVGPVQARKMAARMESMGIGGLWFHEALEGGHAGAGNNAQAARLHTASHEFLWRALTGTL
- a CDS encoding FAD/NAD(P)-binding protein yields the protein MESLGGTAVVIVGAGPRGTSVMERLLAQYSARTASTGVSEALDIHLVDPFPPGPGHVWRTEQSRLYLMNTQSFFPTLIPDQGVAARPLAGCTFDEWRLLQRSTPDASLSDGDRTELAALAATGFPSRALYGRYLSWCFAQLLAALPAGATVTVHQTVARRVARDHALGGFGVELLDGQTLHADKVVLALGHVEARLSPAQRELRDDARANGLHYLPPAVPNDVDWAQLPAGETVLVRGMGLNFFDVLGQLTEGRGGRFEASGGAPGHTLAYVPSGREPVIVGASRRGTPYRAKAELESYYPSGVELRFLSEDAAATIRDMGATAGFDHDIWPLLHRDTLWAYYTTLARTRPDAVSGKFLPELDELLHSGLDGEARDWAGRLKSLVAGQVAEGHALDLQALARPLRRDPLSPGGQHRFASQEQLDRAVLAYLSDDAAGSALGEDDPVKMAIGALNAGRAVIKSLVADRGITQESWLGELRGWFEGFVEGLASGPPALRMEQLAALVRAGVVHFAGPDPVFRIQYGRFLTSSPWVAGEPWQARYLVEALAPANRIQGSDSVLLNNLLADGLVRPRVMIAADGDPVVTSGLDVTNPPYRPLDGAGKAVEGLYVLGLQLSSVQWGTAIAAQAGAEYRSGYRTVLDADAIAAAIVG